The following is a genomic window from Deltaproteobacteria bacterium.
GGACTGGGAGTGTTTTATCAAAAACAAGATCTCGTTCAGGAAGATCAACTCCTTCAAGAATATGCCAAGACTCTTTTTTCAGAGCTAGAAGAACTCAAAGATTTCATTCCCAACTTTGAAATTCAGTCCGAACCCGGGAGATGGTTGGTAGCCCACGGGGGAGTTCTGGTGTCTCAGGTTCAATACGTCAAAAAAACACCTTATAAAGAATTTATTATTTTAGATACGGGGATGAATCACTTGGCTCGTCCGTCATTGTATGAAGCTTACCATGAAATTCTTCCTCATAAAATTTCATTGCCGCCGAAACAGGTTTTTAACTATGAAGTTGTTGGACCCATTTGCGAGTCTTCAGATTTTATTGGTAAAAATAGAAATCTGACAGAGGTCCAACAAGATGATTTCATGGTGATCTCTGATTGTGGGGCTTATGGGGCGAGCATGTCGAACGATTACAATTTGCAACCTCGAGCTAAGGAAATCTGCATTTGAAGCTATGAACTGGAGTTATGAGATTCAATATCAACGGTTTCAAAACAAGTTGCATGACCTTGTAGGATTTTCAAAGTAAGGTCTTTAACATTTCGATAGTCATCTGTGGTCATAATTTCTATAGGAAGGTTTTGTGTCTTTTGTGAATGATGATTTTTCACTAAATTTTTCTTTTTAATCATGTCACTCAGATAAAATGCAGAATTGATAAGATTTATTTGATAGGGATCCTGATCAGAAGCAGCGAAGTTGTTTGCAAAAAAATCAAGAATGCTCTTTTTTAGCAGGGGATAGTGGGTGCAACCCAAAATGAGAGATTCAATTTTTACTTTTTTCATTTCTGATAAGTACTTGCTGATAACCAGGTCGGTGATAGGATCTTCAAATAATCCTTCTTCGACGAGGGGAACAAAAAGCGGACAAGCCTGCGAAAAAATTTCTCCGGTGTAATGAGCCGCTTGAAGTTTCTTGGTGTAAACCTGACTTTGGATAGTTGCCTTTGTGCCAAGAATTCCTATTCTTTTATCTAATCCCAGAGAGAGTGCGGCTTTAATTCCGGGATCAATGACATTAAACACGGGAACTTCTTCAAAGAAGGGATCATTAAACTGTGTCGATGCTGAATTGCAGGCAATTACAAAAGCTTTGCATTTAAATTGGGTTAAAAATTTCAAATTTTTTAAAGTGTAGTTTCTGATGGTCTCTGAGGATTTGTTTCCATAGGGTAGTCTTGCGGTATCACCAAGATAAATCCATCGTTCACTTGGAAGATGCTCAATCAATCCTTTTAAAACGGTAAGCCCTCCAATTCCAGAATCAAAAACCCCAATGGGACTATCTAAATAAGCCATGGGCCCTAGACTCAAACATTCCAGAGGAAGTCATTTCAATAAAGCGAGCTTTATCACAGATCTCACTCACTTGAACCGCATTGATATAGCTCATTCCAGAGCGAATCCCTCCAGAGAGTTCTAGAATCACATCATTGACATGTCCTTTAACTGAAACCAAAGTGGATTCTCCCTCTGGAGCCATGCCTTCGGGAACGCCTCCACGCCAAGAAACTTGGGCTGATTTGGAAGCCATGCCTCGGTACTGTTTTTTTCCATTTTTAATTTCTCCTGGAGTTTCAATCGTTCCAGAAAGCATGCCTCCCAACATCACAGAGCTCGCCCCAGCAGCAAAGGCTTTGACAATATCTCCGGAGGTTTTGATGCCCCCATCAGCGATGACAGGTACTCGGTGTTCCTTTGCTACTTCAGAACACAGGGCAATGGCCGTTAACTGAGGAACGCCCGCGCCTGTAATTATGCGAGTCGTGCACATAGAGCCTGGGCCAATGCCGACTTTAATAGCATCAGCCCCGGCTTGAATCAGATTTTCTGTCGCTTCGGGGGTGGCTACATTTCCTGCAATAATATCTATAGAAGAAAAATTATCTTTGCACCACTTCACCGTTTCAAACATTTGTATAGAGTGACCGTGGGCTATATCGATCGTCAGAATATTCACGCCAGCTTTTATTAAAGACCGAGCGCGGTCCTGGTAGTCGTCATTCACACCAATGCTTGCAGAAATATTTGTTAGCCCCTGCGCTTTCATTTTTTCTACATGTTTGACTTGATCCTCGATGGTCATAAATCGATGTAAAATACCTACGCCCCCAAGTTGGTCCATGGCAATGGCCATTGGAGATTCGGTGACCGTATCCATATTTGCAGAGATGATGGGCATCTCCATCCATTTATTTTTTGTTAATTGAGTCCCCAAACTGGGATCTTTTCTTGATCTCACATCTGATTTTGCAGGGACAATTAAAACATCATCAAAAGTTAAGCCGCGCCCTTTATTTTTAATATCTTTCCAGTTAAAAAATAATTCCACAAAAATCCTTTAGCAATGAGTTGTGTGAGTTGTATCCAAAGTTGTTACCAAGGTTTCCTTAAAATCAGTGCGAACTTTATTTTGAAGATAAATTTCCATCAGAACCAGAAAACCAACAAGACTCAAGGTTCCTTGCAGAACAGAGCTCAAGATGGCGAGCCAGGGATTCTCACTAAAATTTCGATAAGAATCAAGCAATGAGCTCAGCATTATTGGTAAAATTATTTGAAAAAAAAGCAAAGTCGAAAGGCTGGCCCACTTCCGAGAGAGAAAGATCCGTTCCGATTCTTTCAAAGCATCTACCAATCCCTGATCGTATTTCTTCTCCATAAGGACAATAAAAGGAACATAGGAATAACTTAAAAATTTATAGAATCCAGGAAGGATAAACAAGAAGCCCCACCAAATAGTTTTCCCCCAACTTCGAAGAGTTTCAATGATGAAAGATTCTATGTCAGAACTTTTTATCGATAAAAAGAACCACGGAGAAGGGTTCTTTAAATAAAAAATTGTGAACAGAGAAATGAGTGCGGGAAAAACAAGAGAATTAAGGAGATTAAGGCTTCCATAAAAAAATAAATCTAGGTTGGTATTTTGGCTTTGCCTTAAAGAAAATTCTAGTTTTTGCATTAAAAACTGTTCGCATAAAGAATTAGTTACAAATAACAAGAGAAGTAAGAAAAACAAATACTTAAGTAGAAATAATTTATTGAAAGTAGAGATTAAAATCTTCATTAAGTTGTCAATGTTGCAGTTTGCTCAAAAAAAAATCAATCATAAACTTTTTATATTCAATCATCAAAAAAAAAGAAGAAATGTGGTGACAATACAGTAAAAAAATGTTTTTTTGGTGCTTCTTTTTTACTCTGCCCCGGTGGCGAAATTGGTAGACGCACAGGACTTAAAATCCTGAGCTTCGTTAACACGGGCGTGCCGGTTCAAGTCCGGCCCGGGGCACCATTTCCAACAGTACTCGAACCCACACGCCGGGTCGGTACGAATGGGATCAGTTTTCCTTCTTTTTCCTTAAAATTTAAATTTTCGTTTCCGGGTGATGAGGTTCCATCAGTTCCG
Proteins encoded in this region:
- a CDS encoding guanosine monophosphate reductase, which gives rise to MELFFNWKDIKNKGRGLTFDDVLIVPAKSDVRSRKDPSLGTQLTKNKWMEMPIISANMDTVTESPMAIAMDQLGGVGILHRFMTIEDQVKHVEKMKAQGLTNISASIGVNDDYQDRARSLIKAGVNILTIDIAHGHSIQMFETVKWCKDNFSSIDIIAGNVATPEATENLIQAGADAIKVGIGPGSMCTTRIITGAGVPQLTAIALCSEVAKEHRVPVIADGGIKTSGDIVKAFAAGASSVMLGGMLSGTIETPGEIKNGKKQYRGMASKSAQVSWRGGVPEGMAPEGESTLVSVKGHVNDVILELSGGIRSGMSYINAVQVSEICDKARFIEMTSSGMFESRAHGLFR
- the murI gene encoding glutamate racemase, with amino-acid sequence MAYLDSPIGVFDSGIGGLTVLKGLIEHLPSERWIYLGDTARLPYGNKSSETIRNYTLKNLKFLTQFKCKAFVIACNSASTQFNDPFFEEVPVFNVIDPGIKAALSLGLDKRIGILGTKATIQSQVYTKKLQAAHYTGEIFSQACPLFVPLVEEGLFEDPITDLVISKYLSEMKKVKIESLILGCTHYPLLKKSILDFFANNFAASDQDPYQINLINSAFYLSDMIKKKNLVKNHHSQKTQNLPIEIMTTDDYRNVKDLTLKILQGHATCFETVDIESHNSSS